The Solanum dulcamara chromosome 2, daSolDulc1.2, whole genome shotgun sequence region CCAGTTATGTACCACAGTCTGTGGGTTAAGTTTAGATGGAAAATTGTTGAAGGTTTCTTCCCTACAAAAACAAAATCAGCACACCATGTCATACATCAGAAAAAAACAAATGACTGCATTTCAACCCAAAATAACTGCTCATGCTTGCTTTTAGATTAAACGAAAAACTAGTATCTTTTTCAGAAAACAAACATTTATTTTACGCATTATAAGACAGCAAGAGCCACATTGTcctccaattattttttttgcaacatatatttttaatccTTTACCAAATCGCAAACAAAATAGAAACATAGAAAAGAAAACACCTTGCCCCGCAAGTTCAAAGGAACCACAGGCCAACAAAATCTTCACTCCGATTTGGATCTgttgaatctttttttttatctgtATTTAGTTTATCTTCATTGTTCCTATTTTAACTGATTATAAGGAAGAGAAACATGAACTTACAAGTACAACAGGGCCTTTTCTTTGTGATTTATAAGAGAATTTACCAGTTAACAGGTGTCCAGTTGTGTGATATAGCTATTTCTTGAGCTCTGAGTACAAAATACTGATATGCATCCTTCGAAGTCATATTATGATGTTGAAGCCTGCAAACAGAATGAGTTGATGAACAATACTGcagagaaaaaataaagataggaGACATAATAAAAGGGATGAATCTGGGCATGTTGTCAGCAAAAGAAAAAGGATACAATCCATCTAAATCTAAAAcacaaaatgaaataaatatagcGCTACATACATAACGAATGATTACTTCCACAgtcctttaaaaatataaattaaagatAGCATTTCTTCTACTGCCTGGGACATGTTCTCAATGCAAAGTATATCATACACTAACTGAAGCACGAGTTAGTTTATGTAGCATAAATACTCATGATTTTCATCATCCTTGATATAAGTCAATATGTAGATGCCACTATTCTTCACAGGCATAGTGCAATGTATTTCCATGACTGAAATACTAACAGCGCCTTTTTTTGGTGCCAGTGCaatttcaacatatatatgGAACTTAAAAAACAGTAAGGACATAAGAAGAGGGAGGTTACCATTGTTTCACGTGTGGTGTAGTTGTCCAACAAGCTGCAAAAATTAACAATATTCAGTACTTATTTTCGATTGTTCCTCCAATATTTTCTGGGGGAGGTGGGGAGGTATAGAAAGTGGGCAGTGTTTATGACTCTCAACCACAAAAAAGATCCAACAACaatcattttcttttgattCTGAAGTAACAAGTTATCTTGACTTGACATTAGTGgacataaatataatttttttctattcttttgaTCAAATGAAATTAGCTAAAATTAGAAATGCAACAAAATGTAGGGAAGTTTCTGCAAAAAAATAGAAGGATAACACTAACTTGTGTTGACCTCGTCACCGCCTAAGTGGAAGAGCTCAAATGGAAAAATCTTCCTCATGTctgcaaaataataataatggaaaTTTAAAATCCATGGTGAcaagaaagagaaaatattgTCTTCACGTGCGGCAACTTTGAGTTCAATGGTCCTTTTTGAGAGGATAATGCAATACTAAACTATGACCAGAGGATAAAATCAGTAAACGGGAGGCATGGTCATTATCAGAATTAAATATGCAAGGATGCAATGTACATagagagaggggggggggggagggagaTGACATACGAGAAacaaaaaaaggagaaaggcaAGGGAAGAAATGAGAAAGAGGAGAAAGAGAGAAGgacaagagaaagaaagaaagaggagagaaaaagagtgaaacaaaaGTATAAGAGAGTTGAAGATGGGGAAAGAAAGGGGAAGGGAGCAGGAAGATACGGTGCAAGATAAAATTATTGGGATATAGATTGAAATTACATACACTTCCAGAATTTTTACACTTTCAGGTACTTTAACATGTTTTAGAACGTTTCCTGTCTCAGTTTCTAGGTTACTGAtctcatttttttaatagaaaagtTAAATACAATTACCTGTAGTTGGGTGACATGAACTTTTTATATTATGAACTTTTTATATTGTTAGTGTATAGAAGTTAATGATCAAATCAATTCATTATGTGTTCTTCAATTATCCCAGACAAAGTACAAAATGCCCTATTTATGGAACAGAGAACTCAAAATAAGAACTCTTTGAAAGTGTAACTAAAAGAAAAGATTATCTTACAAATAACTAGGCTCTATTctctaaataaaagaaaatgataaATCGAAGTACATAGTGAATATATATCCTTTTTAGTTATACCACAAAGAGGGTGAAATGTAATTATACAAATCCAGGAAAAATGGTAGAAttcttcaaggaaaatcttCAAAACTAACCTGCCAGGATGCCTGATATCACATCAAAAGTATAGTTTTTTGAAACATCTAAGGGCTCTTTACAAGATGGAGAAGGCCAAAGATCAGGGTACCCTGCACCCCTGTAGAGTGAATAAAACCAAGCTGAGACACAACATAAATTTGTAACACAACTAAAGGGAGTGATGACCTACAGTGAATACAAAATATTCATATTCCTTTTAACGTTCTTTTTTTAACATCTTTCTAGGCAACACATTATTACCAGACCAAAAATGTCAAGCAAaactaataagaaaaaaataaattatgtctaTCAACCAAGTTTGTTCAACGGTTCAAAGCTTATTAGTTAGGAGGGAGGGCAAAAATTCATAAGAATTAGGCTAAGTGTTTTTCTGTTATCTTTGTTCTGATTAGAAGTACAATTACTTTCACCATGCAAATATCATAAGCTTTAACGTCTTACTTTCAAATAAGCAGGACTCTTCCTTTATTTCAGAAACACAGTTTGATGGTTGGAATGGTGAACAAATAAGACAATCTGAAAAAGTAAAGGACtcaatacacacgaaaaactcttCCAATTATCGCCTCAAAAGTACAGCTCTCAAAGTTTTTGTGCTTTTTAACTAAGCATTGATATCTGCAGGATATTGGAATACCAAAAAAGTACCACACTAGCGGAATTAGTTTAAAACCTGCAGGATATTTAGTAGATAAGAGTGAAGAGCAATTAGGGCAAACCAGCAGCAATTCAAAATCAGAAGATCCATAGATTTCTAAAAGAAGCTCTATAGCCCAAAATAGTACAGGGAATAGACCAATTCTTTAAAGTACTTACCATGATTCTGCATGACCGGGAACATCAACTTCTGCCATAACATTGATACCTGTGTAGGTAACAATTTTGGATTAGAAAACAAAACAttctttttatttacttatcatGAAAAGTATAGCTGCAAAAATCTATAGATGAGGTAATGAAAAATATGCATAGACTCCAAAGAAGCCACATACCTCTCATCTTTGCAAAGCTTCAATTGATGTGACATCATAAAGAGAAGAAACAAGGAGAACATCAGTTTATAATATAGGAACATCTGACGAGAAGACAAAAACAGAACAAACAACTGAAACAGACGATAGCGTAAAAGAATACTATAGTTCTTTGTATCATTTTTTCTGGAAACTTTGACAATATCCAGAACAATTAATTGAATGGAAgcctatatattaaaattaattaatcaaagtCGCCAGCTCTTTTTCTTTTACCCTCTACAATCTCTTGGCTGtcctcttccttttctttttggtaGGTGGAAGGTTGCTAAACTTTGTGTCCCACTTGGATTCCGTCAGTAGCTTATGTAGTAAACGTCACTCAGTCACCTCCAGATTACAAGTAATAGGCACCCTTTATGATATGGCTCTTCTAGGATGGAACTGAATGCAACTTATTTGACTCAATCATTAAACGAAAGGGATAGGCTTGTAACTTTAAGTTCATAGCATTCGTTCAATTAAACACTAGAAGAAGGCTCTCTTTAGAAGTTCCCCAATTGATTGGATAGCTTTAACCAATTCTCTAGATGTTACAAAATGATCCAGTTAGTGTGTTGAACTAAAtctcatattattttttttgaaattggtaaCATTGTGTTGAAATAAATCTCATAATAAACTTTTTGACTAAACTCAAGTGTTACAATGGTATCCAATATTTGGTTTGTCCAAAATGGCACGTAACATGAATAACCAAAAGGGAAGAACTTGAGACTTTGTTAATCTTTCAGCCAGAGAGGATCAAGCGAAAAGAATGTGGATCAATTCACTAGTCCCATCCCCACACCCCCAACTACCAAATCCTGATATAGTAGAATATTGATCCAGTGCAATATAAGTAATTCACTAATGTTGGCCCCTCTAAAACCATAGAACCAACTTTCTTCTCAAGAAATATGGAGCTAATGCTCAAAGTATTTGATTCACTTTGGGGCCTTTATTCAAAACTCACAGCCAATAAAAGGAAAATCACTTTCTATGCTCAAGGTTATTGAAAAAGTGAAGGGGGAATCCTTCATACCAAAAGACTTCAAATCATCTGAGTTGGGGGGCAGGGGGGGATTCTTACTCAACAATTTCAATGGCATCCTCGACAGTGTAGCGTTCCCACTTTGTATATGCCCCTTTCCACAAGTTTGGGTAAGAAGGCACTTCTAGAGGAAATGACTCTTCATCTATGATGTGCCAATGGAGAACATTCTACTGattccaatcaacaatattagaAATAAGAAATTGCTCATTTCAAAAACTGGATCAGTAAAATAGGATTCAACAACTTACAAGTTTAGCATAGGACATGGATTCAATAATTTGCTTGATAATTTCAATCGGCAAATAGTGCCTTGATGTATCTGCAAAACAATTCAACAAGTAGACCAGTTAGTGCTCTGCAGAAGGCAGCATCCACATGTTTTGACTCATTCTCAGAAGTATCATGAATTACATGTTATGTGACCACCAAGCCAAGAAGAGTGCATGGAAAACTTGTACGACAACTAAATCCCAAGAATTAGCTGGATCTGTACAAGAGATTGGATCCTACCTAACAGAAGTCCGCGATATGCAAATCTTGGCTTGTCTTGAATAAACCAAGGAGCCTTATGAATTTGCACTGTTTTAACCCCATAATCAAAAATACATAACTGACTCATTGTCTGCATAAAAGGGTTTTGAGTAAACTTTTTGTTATAAGTAAGCATATGAAATTAACAGTCATAAATCCCTAATTCCACTAAGATAAACCATAGTGGCATAAATCCGTGTCCACTATGATAAACCATTTCAAAACCATATTCATTCAACATACGTACCTCAAGTCCTCTTAGTGCACCATAAACAGAATTTGCCTGCAATGTTGATGAAAAAATTATTCATGTACTTCTAGTTATAGAACTTCAATTAAAGAATGCACTAGAAGCACCATCATCACATAACAGTCAAAGGCAGGCAAAGAAATTACAGGACAAGACTTTTCTATTAATTTCCTTTTTCCTGATAAGTGGGTTAACAGTATGGATTGGAGAAGTTAATTCACTATGATAAAGTTAGACTAGCTAAACAACCTAGCTATCAGAGAGAAATAAAAGAGACATAAAATAGGCAAAGGTTACTATCGGGAGCTAGAGCAGAGTTATCACCAAAATTCTCCATAGATAAGGAAAAGAGTATCAATGCTGCCATAAGAAGGAGTACATCaataggaaagaaaaagaatactAGAAAGTGTTCTAAGTAAAGCATAGTGTTTTACATTTCACTAAGGATGAAAACACTAATAACTACAAAATGTTCTGCTTCTTTATTAGAAACCATTGTCTACATTCTTCTGACTCCTTAAATGTCTACAAACTAATTTCCTATCAGCATAAACTTTCTCTTCAGATTCTCCAGATACGTTAGAGATTAACTTATGTTCTGAAGTAGAGGAGGCGAATCATTCTCCATATCCTAAACATTAGACGCATTCTTTAACTACTATGGAGATTTTGATCTAGTTCTACTTTCTATTTGATTAAGGTTTATATCACATTCATCAACCATCATCCTACTGTATGCTATAAAACACTTCTCCAACTGAGAGCTAGGGGGCAGAAAAAAGAATTCGCAGCACAAATAGAACTACAGCTCAAATTACTTTGaacaagaaataaagaaaagttCAGCCACAACAATGTTGATAACTTTACCTCAATCGAGACTCCCCCGACAATTGAATGTTCATTGTTCTTTGTCACCAATAACGAATAGCTCTCATCAACACCAAGTTGCAACTGAgggaaaaaaatacaattcaacACACCAATAAAAATCGTTCCTAGTCTCTCCAGTAAGCGTCAATTGGTTCAAGTTGTTGCAAACATAAATAACTATGTACCTTTGATCTTATATTGTGTTGAGTTGTGTGAACTACCTTATTTAAATGATTTTGCTGATAGGGAGGGGACATAGCAGTATGATCATATGGAACAGGGAAATGAATAGTGAACTCTGAAAAAGGTGTATATAGCAGGATATGGTGATTATGGTTATAACCATAATACATTGGTAAGGTTAAAGTGGAAGGTGAAGAATTTTTAGCATTTATATGATAATGAGTTTACCTATTGAAGTAGAACAGATAGAATTTGCTTACTTAGATATGTGGAACGATATGGTAGATATAATTTTGTATACTATGGAACAGATAGATCAAGAACTATTAGGACTAGATGTAGCCCAAGATATCTTAGATCAGCTATATAAATATATGGCAGATGACTAATAAAGAAATAGTACACGCAATTTGTATGCTAGACTATTCTAACTTACCAGATATTGTTAGCCAATTAATCAATGAACTACAAGGACAGATAATGTTCATCTATGAAAGGGAAATCCCTCAAGTTTATGTAAATATAATTGTTTACCACCAGAAAAGTGGAAAAAGATGAAAACAGATTTTGCTCCTGTATCTAACATGGGTGTATAGTATCTATTATAATATCCTTCTACTATTATTTTTACTAGTATGTGGATCTTCATTTATCCATACTTTTGTCTTAGCTCATGGATTTCTTCTAATTCTCTTAATACTATTATCTTCTCCTGATTATATGTGAATATTAGCTTATCTTGGTGTAATTCGTAAGGTTGTACACTTTCTAACCCATGGGTTCCTAATTTTACTTCTTTGTTGTGTTCgctattttctttttgtatttcaaattgaattattatttttttattagagatttttatacttttttatACTTTTCCTAAGCTCTTATAACTATTTTTCTGCAAGtctaaatatttaaattcactTTCATATACTGGTTCATTTTTAACTAAGTCTGGGGTTATGAAATTCTTACCTGCGCCTGTGTCTATTAGTTTTGGTAATATCCTCTCATTTATTTCTCCTAATATATAAAATTGTCCTAAAGGCTCTTTTTCTAATtgtttttcttgtattcttaGAGTTTGTGGTTTCCTAAAACTTGTTATCCTATCTGTTACTATCTGTAGTTGTGAATTATCTGTTTCTTGATAAGTGTTATCTTCATAGTCTATTACTTTTACTATTTCATCAAATggattttctatttttattttgtctacTTTATTTTTTCCTGTTATTTTATGCTTTGTGGTAAGTACATAAAGATTTTTACATCTTGCTGTACATATCTTACTTCCCGGGGTTAATTTTATTCCTCCTATCTTCCAATATAGTATGAATGACTTATCTATGTTCTGGTCTGTTAAGGGTACTGAGTAATTTCTGTTGACTGTGAACTTAAACTAACATAAATTTCCTCTAACTGAAACTATTATACTTTTTTCTATAGGTTCTATAATCCTATCATCTGCTATGTATAGTTCTATTGGTGTATCTATTCCTTGTCTGAAACATGCTTTTACTAGTATTTCTGTTGCTCCAAAGAACACATATTTTAAGGGTgtcttactttttatttttgatcttTCTTCTCTTATTATTTGTTGGTTAATTAAAGGTATCTTAGCTTTTCCTTCTGCATACTTACAGTCTATTATATGTTCTCTTTTGCTTACAtaatattcttctttttctgtCTTAAAAGGATTTTTTATTATTGgtaacttaaatattttatttatcgtTAAATCTAACTCTTTCTTTTGTATTTCATCAAACAATTTTTTATCAAAGATATACCTATGTTGGCTTAGATTATTCTGTTTCTATGTGGTCTTGACTAATGATTTCCTTTATTTCTTGTTCACTCATCTGATTCACTTGGTTCACTAGTATCTTCCTCTGTGCTTATTATCTCTTCTTCTTTGTCTAACTCGTATATTGATACTGTATCGCTTAATTCATAATCTAGATAATCTATACTTACTAATTCTAAATCCTCATATTCTACTATTACATCATTCAATTCCTTTTGTTTTGGTAATTTACAATCTTTAGCTATGTGTCCTAACTTTCCACAGTTGTAGCATTTACAACTTTTTGGGTCTTTGTAATATCTTTTTATCATACATCTTTCTTTTGTTTATGTAATACTTTTTTCTTGGTTtcctatatttatattttgttcttCTAGGTTTATCATACTTTTTATGTCTTTTGTacctttttacttctttttttcctttttagggTATTCTCTTGAACATCCAAATTTTGGTGCTCTCACTGATGTACAACATCTCATATTTGCTTTAACTGATTTTTCCATCTTATATTCTAAGTAATATCTTTCACATAATATGGCATACCAATTTTCTAAATATTGTATCCTACTTCCTAAGGTATCTTTTTTTGGGGATTTGTTCCATTCTTTTTCTATCTTTGATCCAAACGGTTCTGGTAATTTATTGaataataactttcttttttccttagctgcttcatcattaaatccactattataataatattctCTAAATGCACATATGTATTCCTTTAAATAACACATATCACATATAACTAAGTTGTTTAAACCTGTTCTGTATTGTTCTTGTTCTTTTGCTTTTTGTTGTATTTCTGTATCTGCACTTGCAAATTCATTCCTTATTAATAACTTATAATTTTATAGTATTGTCATTGGGTCTAATCCTCCTCTTACCTTTTCTTTTATACTAGGTGCTACATTTAAATACCATGCCTTCACTACTCCTATAAAAGTTCTTTCTATATATCCTGGTGTATCCCTTACTGGTATCCTATTGTCTATAATCTGTTTTGATATATATGCTATCCATCTCTGTATTTCTTCATTCATGTCTTCCGGGCAATCTAGGTTTAAGAATTCCGGGTATGTGTTCCTATGTGGTATATATTTCTCATTTCTACGACTTTCCCACATTTTCTTTTGTCTTTTATCTCTTCCTATATCAtcttgtcttcctgctaaatcTTTTTCATAGGTATCAAATACTGTTGGTTTATGCTCTCTTTTCCCTGATGTTCCTTCTCCCGAGTTTGCTGGTTTCATTTCTACATCTTCCATGTTTACTTCTATATCTTCTTCTAAATTATCTAATTGTAATTCTCTAGTTTTTTCTATAAGTTCTGTATACGTTTCACTTATTTCACTTCTATCTTCCTGTTCTTTTTCTATTGTCTCTGCTAAGTATTCTTCCATATTTTGTATGTCTTGTTTTTCTACACTTTTTTGTTGTTCAATTTCTTCTAACCTGAATTTTTCCATTTCTTCTATCATTTCAGCTTTTagttttctctttttctccaattcttctgctacttctttatttcttcttttcaatcTGACTAAATATTCATCCAATGTTTCTATTTTTTCTAATCTTTCTTCTAATGTTACCACTCTTTTTTCTAATTCTTGGTATCTTTCTCTTAAATCTACTTCTTCTCCACtagttttattaatatatttcttttttattccaGCTTTCCTATCTATATCATCATTTTCTGCCATTACTCGCCATTTTCCTGTTAATTCGTCTTCCAAATTAAACTTATATTCTGGGGTTggttttattaataaatatttttctcctatttGATAAAATTCTCTATCTTGGTCTGTTTTATGTATGTAGTGGTCTATATAGTCTCCTTTATATGTTTTTGTCTTtactattttctctattttattcattattcatGTTTATCCCAAAGTTTCCTAACTGTTTTCctgataatattaattttttatcttCTTCAGTGAGTGGTTCTTTTACTGGTATAATTTCTTCTGGACTTCCtatttctaataatattttttctgtaTTGTTTAGTATTTTTTCTACCCTGTTATCATGGTTTGCTAATAATTGGTCttgttttgttattattatccttatattttctaatatttcctgTAAGGTTGTCATGATTTTGTATAACTTTGTGGTTTGTTAGTAACTGTATCATCTAATATTCTTAACACTTGTTTAACTTTTTCTAATGTTTTTTCTATATCATCTAATTTTGTATTGATCCTTGCTATATTAACATCTTCTGGTATTTTTACCTGTTGTACTATATTCCTATCTTGATTAATAATTTTTGCTAATTCTGttggtaatttatttattgcactaactatattattttctttgccTGTCTGGATTGCACTATCTACTTCTTGCAATTGAGTTGAACCTTTATTCCTAATTATTATATCTAATGCTAAATTTGTCCAATTTAACTGTTTATGTTCTTGTGTTCCTGCTATTCCTGCTAGCATATAAGGTATAAATTCTCCAAAAGTAACTGCTTCTGTTGGCCATTGTCTATAACTATTTGGTAATAATTCTGATTTTTCTAAAGTATATTTCTTAGTTTGTGGTATTCTATTATCATTCATATTCTACGTTGTCTAACATTTCTACCTTGATTTTCTAATTcatctaaaatatttatctctccttgctctgataccaatgtGGGGGTCGTCCCGTTACGCTGCCGCTGTAGGCTGACTAGGCTTTCTTTTAACTTGTGTAAGACACTTAACTTGTTTGTGAGTTCTGTGCGAATAGTGATAAAAGAAGGGTTTATCTGAATCATGTTTTCTACTTCAGGGATTTCCCTTTCATAGATGAACATTATTTGTCCTTGTAGTGGTAGATATAATTTTGTACACTAAGGAACAGATAGATCAAGAACTATTAGGACTAGATGTAGCTCTAGATATCTTAGATCAGCTATATGAATATATGGCAGATGACTAGTGAAGAAATAGTACACGCAATTTGTATGCTAGACTATTCTAACTTACCAGATATTGTTAGCCAATTAATCAACGAACTACAAGGACAGATAATGTTCATCTATGAAAGGG contains the following coding sequences:
- the LOC129881033 gene encoding beta-hexosaminidase 1 translates to MSSNSSISTLNSSQFLLKTLFFFFFISIFPLVNARSIKSTHHHSKELDESLTYLWPLPSQFSSGNDTLTVDPNLTLDFTGNGGGDGSVVVEEAFERYKKIIFKHGSKLSKSAEYFDVNRVTVIVHSDNEKLQLGVDESYSLLVTKNNEHSIVGGVSIEANSVYGALRGLETMSQLCIFDYGVKTVQIHKAPWFIQDKPRFAYRGLLLDTSRHYLPIEIIKQIIESMSYAKLNVLHWHIIDEESFPLEVPSYPNLWKGAYTKWERYTVEDAIEIVDFAKMRGINVMAEVDVPGHAESWGAGYPDLWPSPSCKEPLDVSKNYTFDVISGILADMRKIFPFELFHLGGDEVNTTCWTTTPHVKQWLQHHNMTSKDAYQYFVLRAQEIAISHNWTPVNWEETFNNFPSKLNPQTVVHNWLGGGVCAKAVASGFRCIYSNQGFWYLDHLDVPWDEVYYADPVEGIKSISEQKLVLGGEVCMWGETADPSDVQQTIWPRAAAAAERLWSDKETTSSTNTTSAALQRLEYFRCLLTRRGVPAAPVTNFYARRPPLGPGSCYEQ